The sequence below is a genomic window from Candidatus Eisenbacteria bacterium.
CCCCCCCGGGGGCAAGAGAGGAGCGCGACCGCAGTATGAGCAAGGGGAAGATCCTCCTGGTTGATGACGATCCGGATCTCGTTGAGGCGATGCGACTCGTCCTCGAGGGGAATGGCTACGAGTGCGTCCATGCGCCCAACGGCACGCGGGCGATCGAGGCGATCCCGAAGGAGAAACCGGACCTGATGGTCCTCGATGTCATGATGGACGACCTCACCGAGGGGTTCCACGTGGCCTACAAGATCCGCAAGCCCGAGGCGGGGCTCGAGCCCTTCCGGGGGATGCCGATCATCATGCTCACGGCGATCGGCCAGAGGACGGGGATGAAGTTCGACCAGAAGGCCGACGCCGATTTCCTTCCCGTCGATGAGTTCATGGAAAAACCTGTCCAGCCGAAGGAACTGCTGGCGAAAGTCGCCCATCTCCTCTCGCGGGCGAGGGGGGGGCGGCCGGCCAACTAGTCGATGGAGCTGCTGGCTCCGGCCGTAGTGGTGGCTTCCCTGGCCGCCGCCGCTCTGGCTTTCCACGCGCAGAGGAAAGCCGCGAGGCGCTGTCGCTCCACGGACGAGTCGATCGCGAGGATCAAGGGGGAGCAGCGCCGAGTTCTTGACGCGCTCGCTCTGGCCGAGCAGGCATCCTCGCGCATCCTCACGCCCGGAGAGCTGAAGAACACACTCGAGAGGATCGCGAACGAGGCGGCCGGCCTTCTCGACGCCCAGGGGGTCCGCCTCGAGATCAAGTCACTCGACGGCAAGGGCGAGCCCTCCATCCTCTACTCAGGCCACTTCCCGGAATCGACGGACATCCCGGGGCGACCGCCGAGGGGTGTCGGAGGCGAGACTCTCGGCGCGATCCTCACGATTCCCATCCGTTCGGGGGAGCACGGGCTGGGCGAGCTTCGCGTGGCCGAGCGGCCGGACCGGCCCCTCAACACGCTCGAGATCCATGTCGCGCGCCTCCTGGCTCAGGTGGTTGCGATCGCTGCGGAGTACAGGAACCAGAGGGAAGCGCTCGAGAAGGCAGAAGAAGACAAACGGCGTTTCGTCCTTGCGACGACGCACGACCTGCGCTCCCCCGTGGCGACGATCGAGCAGCTCGCACAGGTGCTGCGAGAAGGGTACGCGGGGGAGATGACGGAAAAGCAGAAGGAGCTGGCGGCGAAGATCCACGGGCGGGCGACGCACCTGCTGGGGTTGCTTTCGGATCTGTTGAGCCTCGCGATCGAGGATCAGCAATTGGACCAGATGAGGCCCGTGGCTCCGGTGTCCCTGGCGGCCGTCTTCGACTCGCAGATCGAAGC
It includes:
- a CDS encoding response regulator transcription factor, with the translated sequence MSKGKILLVDDDPDLVEAMRLVLEGNGYECVHAPNGTRAIEAIPKEKPDLMVLDVMMDDLTEGFHVAYKIRKPEAGLEPFRGMPIIMLTAIGQRTGMKFDQKADADFLPVDEFMEKPVQPKELLAKVAHLLSRARGGRPAN
- a CDS encoding HAMP domain-containing histidine kinase, with translation MELLAPAVVVASLAAAALAFHAQRKAARRCRSTDESIARIKGEQRRVLDALALAEQASSRILTPGELKNTLERIANEAAGLLDAQGVRLEIKSLDGKGEPSILYSGHFPESTDIPGRPPRGVGGETLGAILTIPIRSGEHGLGELRVAERPDRPLNTLEIHVARLLAQVVAIAAEYRNQREALEKAEEDKRRFVLATTHDLRSPVATIEQLAQVLREGYAGEMTEKQKELAAKIHGRATHLLGLLSDLLSLAIEDQQLDQMRPVAPVSLAAVFDSQIEAARVACEGRGVELIASRQDSPMMRMAAQGDIENIFANLLSNAVKYTPRGGRITATLEDSPGGVLFRVLDTGIGIPKDSLPRLFVEYYRAPNAREIERHGTGLGLALVQKLLRKYMGRIRIDSTEGKGTLAEVMLPPE